One Micromonospora eburnea genomic region harbors:
- a CDS encoding class F sortase: protein MAARTSRRLVRAVGHASTASVATTGSPARPVPVRPTRRAARWRYAAGRGPGAPVMVIATLMLLIMTMLGVERVTGVTVLPDRLFAGIRPPPKGFPVLAASPPTDITISKLDLRAPVHRVGIARDGTIAVPEIEKAGEAGWYDQGPTPGQYGPAVIVGHVDTTTGPAVFHDLKRLDDGDRVEVTREDHSVAVFEVTSVERYDKERLPADEIFGDFSRPNLRLITCGGRWVGGATGYADNLVVYASLVDSRGP from the coding sequence CTGGCGGCTCGGACGTCCCGCCGGCTCGTCCGCGCCGTCGGCCACGCCTCCACGGCGAGCGTCGCCACCACCGGTTCCCCGGCCCGCCCGGTGCCGGTACGGCCCACCCGACGCGCCGCCCGTTGGCGGTACGCCGCCGGGCGCGGTCCGGGCGCCCCGGTGATGGTGATCGCCACGCTGATGCTGCTGATCATGACGATGCTCGGCGTCGAGCGGGTGACCGGCGTAACCGTGCTGCCCGACCGGCTCTTCGCCGGGATACGGCCGCCGCCGAAGGGATTCCCGGTGCTGGCGGCGAGCCCGCCGACGGACATCACGATCAGCAAGCTCGACCTGCGGGCGCCGGTGCACCGGGTCGGCATCGCCCGGGACGGCACCATCGCCGTGCCGGAGATCGAGAAGGCCGGCGAGGCCGGCTGGTACGACCAGGGGCCGACCCCCGGGCAGTACGGACCGGCGGTGATCGTCGGGCACGTCGACACCACCACCGGGCCGGCCGTCTTCCACGACCTGAAACGGCTGGACGACGGCGACCGGGTCGAGGTGACCCGCGAGGACCACTCCGTCGCCGTCTTCGAGGTCACCTCGGTGGAACGCTACGACAAGGAGCGGCTGCCGGCGGACGAGATCTTCGGCGACTTCAGCCGGCCGAACCTGCGCCTGATCACCTGCGGCGGTCGGTGGGTGGGCGGTGCCACCGGCTACGCCGACAACCTGGTGGTCTACGCGTCCCTGGTCGACTCCCGCGGCCCGTGA
- a CDS encoding HNH endonuclease has product MPDIRPTAGSGALVLNATYEPLCVVSVRRAAILVLSAKAVCVADGDGILHSARSALPVPSVVRLTRYVRVPYRTHVGLSRRAVFARDGWRCAYCRGPAETIDHVFPRSRGGRHDWENVVAACARCNHTKGDKTPAELGWPLYSLPAAPKGTAWRVLGHRAPDPRWADWLDLREPEPEAA; this is encoded by the coding sequence ATGCCTGACATACGACCCACGGCGGGCTCCGGCGCACTGGTTCTCAACGCCACCTACGAGCCGCTGTGTGTCGTGTCGGTGCGTCGCGCCGCGATCCTCGTGCTGTCGGCCAAGGCCGTCTGCGTCGCCGACGGCGACGGCATCCTGCACAGCGCCCGCAGCGCCCTTCCGGTGCCCTCGGTGGTCCGGCTCACCCGCTACGTCCGGGTTCCCTACCGCACCCACGTCGGGCTCTCCCGTCGGGCGGTCTTCGCCCGGGACGGCTGGCGCTGCGCCTACTGCCGGGGGCCGGCGGAGACCATCGACCACGTCTTTCCCCGCAGCCGGGGTGGCCGGCACGACTGGGAGAACGTGGTCGCCGCGTGCGCCCGCTGCAACCACACCAAAGGCGACAAGACCCCGGCCGAGCTGGGCTGGCCGCTCTACAGTCTCCCGGCCGCCCCGAAAGGGACGGCGTGGCGGGTGCTGGGCCACCGCGCGCCGGATCCGCGCTGGGCGGACTGGCTGGACCTGCGCGAGCCGGAGCCCGAGGCCGCCTGA
- a CDS encoding mechanosensitive ion channel family protein, whose protein sequence is MLRDLTAATAAEPPSPECQADPWCKNVYDLTHSAWFAEGSYWIVLKPLRVILILLLAFAARWALHRTINRLVRTTTEGAMPTLLKPLRERIPSAAVNPEQFVPERRRQRAEAIGSVLRSMVTAFIFGIALLMVLKEFSFDLAPLLASAGIAGVALGFGAQSLVKDLIAGLFMLIEDQYGVGDNVDLGQATGVVEAVGLRVTTIRDGRGVLWYIRNGEIVRVGNKSQGWALVVVDLPIGFASTEEATAVLRTAAASVAMDPELASEIVEEPEVLGVEQITVDGAVIRTVVKTTADGQFAVGRELRRRLAEALENSGITAQIAAARLYPGVPASAPGETGAGGPT, encoded by the coding sequence ATGCTCCGCGACCTGACCGCCGCGACCGCCGCCGAGCCGCCCTCGCCCGAGTGCCAGGCCGACCCGTGGTGCAAGAACGTCTACGACCTGACCCACTCGGCGTGGTTCGCCGAGGGCAGCTACTGGATCGTGCTGAAACCGCTGCGGGTCATCCTGATCCTGCTGCTGGCCTTCGCCGCCCGCTGGGCGCTGCACCGGACGATCAACCGGCTGGTCCGGACCACCACCGAGGGCGCCATGCCCACCCTGCTCAAGCCGCTGCGGGAGCGGATTCCCAGCGCCGCGGTGAACCCGGAGCAGTTCGTGCCGGAACGCCGGCGCCAGCGCGCCGAGGCGATCGGGTCCGTGCTGCGCAGCATGGTCACCGCGTTCATCTTCGGCATCGCGCTGCTGATGGTGCTGAAGGAGTTCAGCTTCGACCTGGCCCCGCTGCTGGCCAGCGCGGGCATCGCCGGCGTGGCCCTCGGCTTCGGCGCGCAGAGCCTGGTCAAGGACCTGATCGCCGGCCTGTTCATGCTGATCGAGGACCAGTACGGCGTCGGCGACAACGTCGACCTGGGCCAGGCGACCGGTGTGGTGGAGGCGGTCGGCCTGCGGGTCACCACCATCCGCGACGGCCGCGGGGTGCTCTGGTACATCCGTAACGGCGAGATCGTCCGGGTCGGCAACAAGAGCCAGGGCTGGGCCCTGGTCGTGGTGGACCTGCCGATCGGCTTCGCCAGCACCGAGGAGGCCACCGCGGTGCTGCGTACGGCGGCGGCCTCGGTGGCGATGGATCCCGAGCTGGCGTCCGAGATCGTCGAGGAGCCGGAGGTGCTCGGTGTCGAACAGATCACCGTGGACGGCGCGGTGATCCGTACGGTGGTCAAGACGACCGCGGACGGGCAGTTCGCGGTCGGCCGGGAACTGCGCCGCCGGCTGGCGGAGGCGTTGGAGAACTCCGGCATCACCGCCCAGATCGCGGCGGCGCGGCTCTATCCGGGGGTGCCGGCCTCCGCCCCGGGCGAGACGGGTGCCGGGGGTCCGACCTGA
- a CDS encoding MFS transporter — MSDERPAQEGPATFRDVFSQAEFRALFTANALSWIGDYIAKAAVTVLVYRETQSVALSAAAFAVSYLPWLLGGPLLSALAERHRYRQVMVACDLLRMAVMALVAVPGTPPWAILALIFAATLANPPSQAARSALMPHILVGDRLVVGLSITTSSGQAAQVVGYLVGAAIAAASPATALLINAGTFAVSAALVQFGLRDRPPAMTAAHRSHLLRETAQGFRIVFGKPVLRAIAVLAFSAMVFSIVPEGLAAAWAAERSGNLGAGAAQAVIMAANPVGYILGGLLIGRLVAPARRLALIRPLAVLAPAVLIPALLDPPPLLVALLAAACGFAVGGLLPVVNGLFVRALPDGYRARAFGVMASGTQIIQGAAVLATGALAERFAIPAVVGVWSAAGMALMLVAAAAWPRAETVAAAIEAASAGTADAGGKQVSPPRAGTSAAAGAASR; from the coding sequence GTGTCCGACGAGCGACCCGCCCAGGAGGGCCCGGCCACCTTTCGCGATGTCTTCAGCCAGGCGGAGTTCCGCGCCCTCTTCACGGCCAACGCCCTGTCCTGGATCGGCGACTACATCGCCAAGGCCGCGGTCACCGTCCTGGTCTACCGGGAGACCCAGTCGGTGGCGCTCTCCGCCGCCGCGTTCGCGGTCAGCTACCTGCCCTGGCTGCTCGGCGGCCCGCTGCTGTCCGCGCTCGCCGAACGGCACCGCTACCGACAGGTGATGGTGGCCTGCGACCTGCTCCGCATGGCGGTGATGGCGCTGGTGGCCGTGCCCGGGACACCCCCCTGGGCCATCCTCGCCCTGATCTTCGCCGCCACACTGGCCAATCCGCCGAGCCAGGCCGCGCGGTCCGCGCTGATGCCGCACATCCTCGTCGGTGACCGGCTGGTGGTGGGCCTGTCGATCACCACGAGCAGCGGCCAGGCCGCCCAGGTCGTGGGCTACCTGGTCGGCGCGGCCATCGCCGCGGCCAGCCCCGCCACCGCGCTGCTGATCAACGCGGGCACCTTCGCCGTGTCGGCTGCGCTGGTCCAGTTCGGGCTCCGTGACCGGCCGCCCGCGATGACCGCCGCCCACCGCAGTCACCTGCTGCGCGAGACCGCCCAGGGCTTCCGGATCGTCTTCGGTAAGCCGGTCCTGCGGGCCATCGCCGTGCTGGCGTTCAGCGCGATGGTCTTCTCGATCGTGCCGGAGGGCCTCGCCGCGGCGTGGGCCGCCGAGCGGAGCGGAAACCTGGGCGCCGGCGCCGCCCAGGCGGTCATCATGGCCGCCAACCCGGTCGGCTACATCCTCGGCGGCCTGCTGATCGGTCGGCTCGTCGCCCCGGCCCGCCGGCTGGCGCTGATCCGGCCGCTGGCGGTGCTCGCTCCCGCGGTGCTGATTCCCGCGCTACTCGACCCACCACCGCTCCTGGTCGCACTCCTCGCGGCCGCCTGCGGCTTCGCGGTGGGCGGGTTGTTGCCGGTGGTCAACGGCCTCTTCGTCCGCGCCCTGCCCGACGGCTACCGGGCCCGGGCGTTCGGCGTGATGGCCAGCGGCACGCAGATCATCCAGGGTGCGGCGGTGCTGGCCACCGGGGCGCTCGCCGAGCGGTTCGCCATCCCTGCGGTGGTGGGCGTGTGGAGCGCCGCCGGAATGGCCCTGATGCTCGTGGCGGCAGCCGCCTGGCCGCGCGCGGAGACGGTGGCGGCGGCCATCGAGGCCGCCTCGGCCGGGACGGCCGACGCCGGCGGTAAGCAGGTCTCCCCGCCCCGGGCCGGCACCTCCGCCGCGGCCGGCGCCGCCAGCCGGTGA
- a CDS encoding globin, producing MTLFEAIGGEPAFRKLVDEFYVGVATDPLLRPMYPEEDLGPAADRLTLFLMQYWGGPHTYSEQRGHPRLRMRHAPFRIGVAERDAWLRHMRRAVDRLDLPPEIAAELWNYLERAAYFLVNVVEDPAAGA from the coding sequence ATGACCCTCTTCGAGGCGATCGGCGGCGAACCCGCCTTCCGCAAGCTGGTGGACGAGTTCTATGTCGGCGTCGCCACCGACCCGCTGTTGCGGCCGATGTACCCGGAGGAGGACCTCGGCCCGGCCGCCGACCGGCTCACCCTCTTCCTCATGCAGTACTGGGGCGGCCCGCACACCTACTCGGAGCAGCGCGGCCACCCGCGGCTGCGGATGCGGCACGCCCCGTTCCGGATCGGCGTGGCCGAGCGGGACGCCTGGCTGCGCCACATGCGCCGGGCCGTGGACCGGCTGGACCTGCCGCCGGAAATCGCCGCCGAGCTGTGGAACTACCTGGAGCGGGCCGCGTACTTCCTGGTCAACGTCGTGGAGGACCCGGCCGCCGGGGCCTGA
- a CDS encoding YbjN domain-containing protein has product MPWWSWRPGSAGGGDPETRSGITVEETVQVGPSAPAPRQPEDDTPAAERSVIADMPATVAPVTLSRVCDALDLLDVRYLADGDGNLLAMWERHAVLVALEGPDDEILVMRARPHATVPPDWADRAYRVVNEWNHTRRFCKAYIGDPTERGQLPIYAELQVPLGAGTHDALLVEMLDCGAAVATTFVDWLHDEGALL; this is encoded by the coding sequence ATGCCGTGGTGGTCATGGCGCCCAGGTTCCGCCGGTGGCGGCGACCCGGAAACTCGAAGCGGGATCACAGTGGAGGAAACCGTCCAGGTCGGACCATCGGCACCGGCCCCCCGTCAACCGGAAGACGACACGCCGGCCGCCGAACGGTCGGTGATCGCCGACATGCCGGCCACCGTCGCCCCGGTCACCCTCAGCCGGGTCTGTGACGCGCTCGACCTGCTCGACGTGCGCTACCTGGCCGACGGCGACGGCAACCTGCTGGCCATGTGGGAGCGGCACGCGGTGCTGGTCGCCCTGGAGGGCCCGGACGACGAGATCCTGGTGATGCGGGCCCGTCCACACGCGACGGTGCCACCGGACTGGGCCGACCGGGCCTACCGGGTGGTCAACGAGTGGAACCACACCCGCCGATTCTGCAAGGCGTACATCGGCGACCCGACCGAGCGGGGCCAGCTCCCGATCTACGCGGAACTCCAGGTTCCGCTCGGTGCCGGGACCCACGACGCGCTGCTGGTCGAGATGCTCGACTGCGGTGCGGCGGTGGCCACCACCTTCGTGGACTGGCTGCACGACGAGGGCGCCCTGCTCTGA
- a CDS encoding acyl-CoA thioesterase, with product MSDRFVYHCTLRWSDLDAYGHVNNARFLTLYEEARVALMFTGGRAWGVGSFTDGVVIRRHEVDYLRPVDYALGRATEEAAPTVRIELWVEELRAASFTVAYELYDGEVLASRARSVLVPYDLAAQRPRRVTEEERAFLLRYAPGLPA from the coding sequence TTGTCTGACCGGTTCGTCTACCACTGCACGCTGCGCTGGTCCGACCTGGACGCGTACGGGCACGTCAACAACGCGCGCTTCCTCACCCTTTACGAGGAGGCGCGGGTGGCGTTGATGTTCACCGGCGGCCGGGCGTGGGGAGTGGGCTCGTTCACCGACGGGGTGGTCATCCGCCGGCACGAGGTCGACTACCTGCGCCCGGTCGACTACGCGCTGGGCCGGGCCACCGAGGAGGCGGCACCCACGGTCCGGATCGAGCTCTGGGTGGAGGAGCTGCGGGCCGCCTCGTTCACCGTCGCCTACGAGCTGTACGACGGCGAGGTGCTCGCCAGCCGGGCCCGCTCCGTGCTGGTCCCGTACGACCTGGCCGCGCAGCGGCCCCGCCGGGTCACCGAGGAGGAGCGCGCCTTCCTGCTCCGGTACGCCCCGGGGCTGCCGGCATGA
- the ettA gene encoding energy-dependent translational throttle protein EttA: MAQFIYVLEKARKAHGDKVVLDNVTLNFLPGAKIGVVGPNGAGKSSLLKIMAGWDQPSNGEARLMPGYTVGMLAQEPPLNDAKTVLGNVEEAVAETKAKLERFNKIAEQMATDYSDELMEEMGRLQEELDNADAWDIDSKLELAMDALRCPPPDADVTKLSGGERRRVALCKLLLEAPDLLLLDEPTNHLDAESVQWLEQHLAKYAGTVIAITHDRYFLDNVANWILELDRGRTYPYEGNYSTYLEKKAARMAVEGRRDAKMKKRLDEELEWVRSNAKARQTKSKARLDRYEEMATAAEQTRKLDFEEIQIPPGPRLGNTVIEVNNLTKAFGDRVLIDGLSFSLPRNGIVGVIGPNGVGKTTLFKTIVGLEEPTTGSVKVGETVSLSYVDQSRAGLAGDKTVWETVSDGLDHLLVGKVEMPSRAYIAAFGFKGPDQQKPTKVLSGGERNRLNLALTLKIGGNVILLDEPTNDLDVETLGSLENALLEFPGCAVVISHDRMFLDRVATHILAWEGDEQNPAKWFWFEGNFEAYEKNKIDRLGAEAARPHRVTYRKLTRD, translated from the coding sequence GTGGCCCAGTTCATCTACGTCCTGGAAAAGGCGCGCAAGGCGCACGGCGACAAGGTCGTGCTCGACAACGTGACGCTGAACTTCCTGCCGGGGGCCAAGATCGGTGTGGTCGGTCCGAACGGCGCCGGTAAGTCCAGCCTCCTCAAGATCATGGCAGGCTGGGACCAGCCGAGCAACGGCGAGGCCCGGCTGATGCCCGGCTACACGGTCGGCATGCTGGCGCAGGAGCCGCCGCTGAACGACGCCAAGACGGTCCTCGGCAACGTCGAGGAGGCGGTCGCCGAGACCAAGGCCAAGCTGGAGCGGTTCAACAAGATCGCCGAGCAGATGGCCACCGACTACTCCGACGAGCTGATGGAGGAGATGGGTCGGCTCCAGGAGGAGCTGGACAACGCCGACGCCTGGGACATCGACTCCAAGCTTGAGCTGGCGATGGACGCGTTGCGCTGCCCGCCGCCGGACGCCGACGTCACCAAGCTCTCCGGCGGTGAGCGCCGCCGGGTGGCGCTGTGCAAGCTGCTGCTGGAGGCGCCCGACCTGCTGCTGCTCGACGAGCCCACCAACCACCTGGACGCGGAGAGCGTGCAGTGGCTGGAGCAGCACCTGGCCAAGTACGCGGGCACGGTCATCGCGATCACCCACGACCGGTACTTCCTCGACAACGTGGCCAACTGGATCCTTGAGCTGGACCGCGGCCGGACCTACCCGTACGAGGGCAACTACTCCACCTACCTGGAGAAGAAGGCGGCCCGGATGGCCGTCGAGGGGCGCCGCGACGCCAAGATGAAGAAGCGCCTCGACGAGGAGCTGGAGTGGGTCCGCTCCAACGCCAAGGCCCGGCAGACCAAGTCCAAGGCCCGGCTCGACCGCTACGAGGAGATGGCCACCGCGGCGGAGCAGACCCGCAAGCTGGACTTCGAGGAGATCCAGATCCCGCCGGGCCCGCGTCTGGGCAACACCGTCATCGAGGTCAACAACCTCACCAAGGCCTTCGGCGACCGGGTGCTGATCGACGGCCTCAGCTTCTCGCTGCCGCGCAACGGCATCGTCGGCGTGATCGGGCCCAACGGCGTCGGCAAGACCACCCTCTTCAAGACCATCGTCGGGCTGGAGGAGCCGACCACCGGCTCGGTCAAGGTCGGCGAGACCGTCTCGCTGTCGTACGTCGACCAGAGCCGGGCGGGCCTGGCCGGCGACAAGACGGTCTGGGAGACGGTCTCCGACGGGCTGGACCACCTCCTGGTGGGCAAGGTGGAGATGCCGTCCCGGGCGTACATCGCCGCGTTCGGCTTCAAGGGGCCGGACCAGCAGAAGCCGACCAAGGTGCTCTCCGGTGGCGAGCGGAACCGGCTCAACCTGGCGCTGACCCTGAAGATCGGCGGCAACGTCATCCTGCTCGACGAGCCGACCAACGACCTGGACGTGGAGACCCTGGGTAGCCTGGAGAACGCGCTGCTGGAGTTCCCCGGCTGCGCCGTGGTCATCTCGCACGACCGGATGTTCCTGGACCGGGTCGCCACGCACATCCTGGCCTGGGAGGGTGACGAGCAGAATCCGGCCAAGTGGTTCTGGTTCGAGGGCAACTTCGAGGCGTACGAGAAGAACAAGATCGACCGGCTCGGCGCCGAGGCGGCCCGGCCGCACCGGGTGACCTACCGCAAGCTCACCCGCGACTGA
- a CDS encoding alpha,alpha-trehalose-phosphate synthase (UDP-forming): MTVRSSFVVVANRLPVDEVSTPEGRQWRRSPGGLVTALHPVLAEHQGTWVGWAGGTGAAPEPFDLEGIRLHPVPLSAEELERYYEGQSNATIWPLYHDAVETPAYKRRWREAYRLVNARFAEAAADVAAEGATVWVQDYQLQLVPAMLRELRPDLRIGFFLHIPFPPIELFMQMPFRTEILRGLLGADLVGFQQRLAAQNFVRLARHLLGLRYEGQMIQVDGRRVKAGAFPISIDTKEMERMAADPTIQARAKEIREELGNPRTIVLGVDRLDYTKGIELRLKAFRELLADGKLTVPDAVMVQVATPSRERVEHYQALRVKVEREVGRINGEFGRVGVPAVHYLHQSYSRSELAAMYVAADVMMVTPLRDGMNLVAKEYVASRADQGGALVLSEFAGAATELRQAFLCNPHDPDAVKDALLRAVHVERPEARRRMRIMQRHLRTHDVGHWATSFLTELGVPDAEAA, from the coding sequence GTGACCGTCCGTAGCTCCTTTGTCGTAGTGGCGAACCGCCTGCCGGTCGACGAGGTGAGCACACCCGAGGGACGGCAGTGGCGGCGAAGCCCGGGCGGGCTGGTCACCGCGCTGCACCCCGTCCTCGCCGAGCACCAGGGCACCTGGGTCGGCTGGGCCGGCGGCACCGGCGCCGCCCCGGAGCCGTTCGACCTGGAGGGGATCCGCCTGCACCCGGTGCCGCTGAGCGCCGAGGAACTGGAGCGTTACTACGAGGGGCAGTCCAACGCGACCATCTGGCCGCTCTACCACGACGCGGTCGAGACGCCCGCGTACAAGCGCCGGTGGCGGGAGGCGTACCGGCTGGTCAACGCCCGGTTCGCGGAGGCCGCGGCGGATGTCGCGGCCGAGGGCGCGACGGTCTGGGTGCAGGACTACCAGCTCCAGCTCGTCCCGGCGATGCTCCGCGAGCTGCGCCCGGACCTGCGGATCGGGTTCTTCCTGCACATCCCGTTCCCGCCGATCGAGCTGTTCATGCAGATGCCGTTCCGCACCGAGATCCTGCGCGGCCTGCTCGGCGCCGATCTGGTCGGTTTCCAGCAACGGCTGGCGGCGCAGAACTTCGTCCGGCTCGCCCGGCACCTGCTCGGCCTGCGCTACGAGGGGCAGATGATCCAGGTCGACGGTCGACGCGTCAAGGCCGGCGCCTTCCCCATCTCCATCGATACGAAGGAGATGGAGCGGATGGCCGCCGACCCGACGATCCAGGCCCGGGCCAAAGAGATCCGCGAGGAGTTGGGCAACCCCCGGACGATCGTGCTCGGCGTCGACCGGCTCGACTACACCAAGGGCATCGAACTCCGGCTGAAGGCCTTCCGTGAACTCCTCGCTGACGGAAAGTTGACAGTTCCCGACGCGGTTATGGTGCAGGTCGCCACCCCGAGCCGCGAGCGCGTCGAGCACTACCAGGCACTACGGGTAAAGGTGGAACGCGAGGTTGGCCGGATTAACGGCGAATTCGGACGGGTGGGCGTGCCGGCAGTGCATTATCTGCATCAGTCGTACAGTCGCTCCGAACTCGCCGCGATGTACGTCGCGGCAGACGTCATGATGGTGACCCCGCTGCGAGACGGAATGAATCTGGTGGCCAAGGAGTACGTGGCATCGCGCGCCGACCAGGGCGGCGCGCTCGTGCTCAGTGAGTTCGCCGGCGCCGCGACAGAGCTGCGCCAGGCGTTTTTGTGTAACCCCCACGACCCCGACGCGGTCAAGGACGCGCTGCTGCGCGCCGTGCACGTCGAGAGACCGGAGGCCCGCCGGCGCATGCGGATCATGCAGCGCCACCTGCGTACCCACGACGTCGGGCACTGGGCCACGTCGTTCCTGACCGAACTCGGTGTGCCGGATGCGGAGGCCGCGTGA
- the otsB gene encoding trehalose-phosphatase codes for MNPTATASPHAGPLDPELRAAIGRIARVPQLLVACDYDGTLAPIVEDPSKAVPLPESVAAIRALASMPQTTVAVVSGRALRDLAALSRLPSEVHLVGSHGSEFDIGFVERLSPELIAVRTRLRDALREIAAAHPGIRLERKPASVAMHTRGVDPQIAASAIEAVRNGPATWADVTVTQGKEVIELSVVATHKGTAVDQLRTQLAASAVLFIGDDVTDENAFGNLQGPDVGIKIGPGDTQADYRVAEPIEAARALGLLLETRRHWLFGERAVPIERHSMLANGRTVALVTPEAKITWLCHPKPDAAAIFADLVGGSPAGHFTVGPERGGLPLGQRYRSGTMTVETRWSGLTVTDWLDLPAKETTPDGPAVVTGDSTLVRLLSGTGRARIDFAPRPEFGQVAVQLQPIDDGLLVLGSNEPIALYSPGVEWDVTSDGVNETAKAVVDLSATGGQVVLELRFGTQSLEHHRLPIHERQAMAEQPWRDWVAGLRLPNTARDLVARSALTLRGLCHEATGSILAAATTSLPEELGGVRNWDYRYCWLRDAAMTARALVDLGSTEEAEALLRWIDGVVERTGGHPERLHPLYTVDGYELGAEAVIDTLPGYAGSRPVRVGNLANHQLQLDVFGPVADLIAAVADARGSVRDDEWRVLENMVEAVRRRWHEPDHGIWEARLPPRHHVYSKVMLWMTVDRALHVVRQHGGEDRPEWVELRDRIGANVLEYGWHADAEAYSVAYGHEDMDASSLWIGLSGLLPGDDPRFLSTVLKIEADLRSGPVVYRYHWDDGLPGREGGFHICTSWLVEAYLRTGRRTDAEELFAQMIDTAGPTGLLPEQYDPLAERGLGNHPQAYSHLGVIRCALLLDNMLKQ; via the coding sequence GTGAACCCCACCGCCACCGCCAGCCCGCACGCCGGGCCGCTGGATCCCGAGCTGCGCGCCGCCATCGGCCGCATCGCCCGCGTACCCCAGCTCCTGGTCGCCTGCGACTACGACGGCACCCTCGCGCCGATCGTCGAGGACCCGAGCAAGGCCGTACCGCTGCCCGAGTCGGTGGCCGCGATCCGGGCGCTGGCCTCGATGCCGCAGACCACCGTCGCGGTGGTCTCCGGGCGCGCGCTGCGCGACCTGGCCGCACTCTCCCGGCTGCCCAGCGAGGTCCATCTCGTCGGCAGCCACGGCTCCGAATTCGACATCGGCTTCGTCGAGCGGCTCTCCCCCGAGCTGATCGCGGTACGCACCCGGCTGCGCGACGCGCTGCGCGAGATCGCCGCGGCGCATCCGGGCATCCGCCTGGAGCGCAAGCCGGCCAGCGTCGCCATGCACACCCGCGGGGTCGACCCGCAGATCGCCGCCTCGGCCATCGAGGCGGTTCGTAACGGCCCCGCCACCTGGGCGGACGTGACCGTCACCCAGGGCAAGGAGGTCATCGAGCTGTCCGTCGTGGCCACCCACAAGGGCACGGCGGTCGACCAGCTCCGGACCCAGCTCGCGGCGAGCGCCGTGCTCTTCATCGGCGACGACGTCACCGACGAGAACGCCTTCGGCAACCTCCAGGGCCCGGACGTGGGCATCAAGATCGGCCCCGGGGACACCCAGGCCGACTACCGGGTGGCCGAGCCGATCGAGGCGGCCCGGGCGCTCGGCCTGCTGCTGGAGACCCGCCGGCACTGGTTGTTCGGCGAGCGGGCGGTGCCGATCGAGCGGCACTCGATGCTGGCCAACGGCCGGACGGTGGCGCTGGTCACCCCGGAAGCGAAGATCACCTGGCTCTGCCACCCGAAGCCGGACGCGGCGGCGATCTTCGCCGACCTGGTCGGCGGCAGTCCGGCCGGGCACTTCACCGTCGGCCCCGAGCGCGGCGGCCTCCCGCTCGGCCAGCGCTACCGCAGCGGCACGATGACCGTGGAGACCCGCTGGTCGGGCCTGACCGTCACCGACTGGCTGGACCTGCCGGCGAAGGAGACCACCCCCGACGGGCCGGCGGTCGTCACCGGCGACTCGACGCTGGTCCGGCTGCTCAGCGGGACCGGCCGGGCCCGGATCGACTTCGCGCCGCGGCCCGAGTTCGGTCAGGTCGCGGTGCAGCTCCAGCCGATCGACGACGGCCTGCTGGTGCTCGGCTCCAACGAGCCGATCGCGCTCTACTCGCCCGGCGTGGAGTGGGACGTCACCAGCGACGGGGTGAACGAGACGGCGAAGGCCGTGGTGGACCTCTCCGCGACGGGCGGGCAGGTGGTGCTGGAGCTGCGCTTCGGTACGCAGAGCCTGGAACACCACCGGTTGCCGATCCACGAGCGGCAGGCCATGGCCGAACAGCCCTGGCGGGACTGGGTGGCCGGGCTGCGCCTGCCCAACACCGCCCGCGACCTGGTCGCCCGCAGCGCGCTCACCCTGCGCGGGCTCTGCCACGAGGCCACCGGCTCGATCCTCGCCGCGGCGACCACCTCGCTCCCCGAGGAGCTGGGCGGCGTCCGGAACTGGGACTACCGCTACTGCTGGCTGCGGGACGCGGCGATGACCGCCCGGGCGCTGGTCGACCTCGGCTCGACCGAGGAGGCGGAGGCGCTGCTGCGCTGGATCGACGGCGTCGTCGAGCGCACCGGCGGGCACCCGGAGCGGCTGCACCCGCTCTACACCGTCGACGGGTACGAGCTGGGCGCCGAGGCGGTCATCGACACCCTGCCCGGCTACGCCGGCTCCCGGCCGGTCCGGGTCGGCAACCTCGCCAACCACCAGCTCCAGCTGGATGTCTTCGGCCCGGTCGCGGACCTGATCGCCGCGGTGGCGGACGCGCGTGGCTCGGTCCGCGACGACGAGTGGCGGGTGCTGGAGAACATGGTCGAGGCGGTCCGCCGCCGCTGGCACGAGCCCGACCACGGCATCTGGGAGGCGCGCCTGCCGCCACGGCACCACGTCTACTCCAAGGTGATGCTGTGGATGACCGTCGACCGGGCGCTGCACGTGGTGCGGCAGCACGGCGGTGAGGACCGGCCGGAGTGGGTGGAGCTGCGCGACCGGATCGGCGCCAACGTGCTGGAGTACGGCTGGCACGCCGACGCCGAGGCGTACAGCGTCGCGTACGGGCACGAGGACATGGACGCCTCGTCGCTCTGGATCGGCCTGTCCGGGCTGCTCCCCGGGGACGACCCGCGCTTCCTGTCGACCGTACTCAAGATCGAGGCGGACCTGCGCAGCGGCCCGGTCGTCTACCGGTACCACTGGGACGACGGCCTGCCCGGCCGGGAGGGCGGCTTCCACATCTGCACGTCGTGGCTGGTCGAGGCGTACCTGCGCACCGGCCGGCGGACCGACGCGGAGGAGCTGTTCGCCCAGATGATCGACACGGCGGGCCCGACCGGACTGCTCCCGGAGCAGTACGACCCGCTCGCCGAGCGCGGTCTGGGCAACCACCCGCAGGCGTACAGCCACCTGGGGGTCATCCGCTGCGCCCTGCTGCTGGACAACATGCTCAAGCAGTGA